In Vicugna pacos chromosome 10, VicPac4, whole genome shotgun sequence, the following proteins share a genomic window:
- the FUT4 gene encoding alpha-(1,3)-fucosyltransferase 4 has product MGSGRGSARKSRNAGGAPEWAEVPQEAPRAGPGRAGRAGGAVEGRDGAAPGWAAGPGPLALEAQGAGSCAEATGTHRPSDPGTALSRSRAGGGEWQRRLEPQRQHESRRRGSTAADARRTAAALPALAMGALWGRRRRQRGGQGLPAAVLASVATGLVCTALAAYACWNQLPPLTPAASAPRRPVRPVSVLLWWEPFGGGRSATRRPPDCRLRFNISGCRLLTDRAAYGEAQAVLFHHRDLVRGPPDWPPPWGAHVRLTENQQLQVLDDEEEAAEAAVALAASGPRPPGQRWVWMNFESPSHSPGLRSLAGNLFNWTLSYRVDSDVFVPYGYLYPRTHPSDQPPGLVPPLAQKQGLVAWVVSNWDERQARVRYYRQLSQHVAVDVFGKDGPGQPVPEVGLLQTVARYKFYLAFENSQHLDYITEKLWRNAFLAGAVPVVLGPDRANYERFVPRGAFIHVDDFPSASSLAAYLQFLDRNPSAYRRYFSWRRSHAVHITSFWDEPWCRACQAVQTAGDQPKSIRNLAGWFER; this is encoded by the coding sequence ATGGGGAGCGGCCGGGGCTCGGCCCGGAAGTCCAGGAACGCTGGAGGGGCCCCGGAGTGGGCGGAGGTGCCGCAGGAAGCGCCCCGGGCCGGGCCTGGCCGGGCCGGCAGGGCGGGGGGCGCGGTGGAGGGGAGGGACGGGGCGGCGCCGGGCTGGGCGGCCGGGCCAGGTCCCCTCGCCCTGGAGGCCCAGGGGGCGGGGAGTTGCGCGGAGGCGACCGGGACCCACAGGCCTTCAGATCCCGGGACCGCCCTCTCCCGCTCCAGGGCTGGCGGCGGCGAGTGGCAACGACGGCTGGAGCCGCAGCGGCAGCATGAGAGCCGGCGCCGGGGCAGCACGGCTGCGGACGCGCGGCGGACAGCAGCGGCCCTGCCCGCGCTCGCCATGGGCGCGCTGTGGGGTCGGCGGCGCCGCCAGCGCGGAGGCCAGGGGCTGCCCGCGGCCGTCTTGGCGTCGGTGGCCACCGGCCTAGTGTGCACCGCCCTGGCCGCCTACGCCTGCTGGAACCAGCTGCCGCCGCTGACCCCGGCCGCTTCCGCGCCGCGGCGGCCGGTGCGGCCGGTGAGCGTGCTGCTGTGGTGGGAGCCCTTCGGGGGCGGCCGCAGCGCCACCAGGCGCCCCCCCGACTGCCGGCTGCGCTTCAACATCAGCGGCTGCCGGCTGCTCACCGATCGCGCGGCCTACGGGGAAGCCCAGGCGGTGCTCTTCCACCACCGAGACCTGGTGAGGGGACCCCCGGACTGGCCCCCGCCCTGGGGCGCCCACGTGCGCCTGACGGAGAATCAGCAGCTGCAGGTGTTGGACGACGAGGAGGAAGCGGCGGAGGCAGCCGTAGCCCTGGCCGCCTCGGGCCCCAGGCCCCCCGGCCAGCGCTGGGTGTGGATGAACTTCGAGTCGCCCTCCCACTCTCCCGGGCTGCGAAGCCTGGCCGGGAACCTCTTCAACTGGACACTCTCCTACCGGGTCGACTCGGACGTCTTCGTACCTTACGGCTACCTCTACCCCCGCACCCACCCCAGCGATCAACCGCCGGGCCTGGTCCCGCCGCTGGCCCAGAAGCAGGGGCTGGTGGCCTGGGTAGTGAGCAACTGGGATGAGCGCCAGGCTCGGGTCCGCTACTACCGCCAGCTGAGCCAGCATGTGGCCGTGGACGTGTTCGGAAAGGACGGGCCCGGGCAGCCGGTGCCTGAGGTTGGGCTCCTGCAGACAGTGGCCCGCTACAAGTTCTACCTGGCCTTCGAGAACTCGCAGCACCTGGATTATATCACCGAGAAGCTGTGGCGCAACGCCTTCCTGGCCGGGGCTGTGCCCGTGGTGCTGGGCCCCGACCGTGCCAATTATGAGCGCTTCGTACCCCGCGGTGCCTTCATCCACGTGGACGACTTCCCTAGTGCCTCCTCCCTGGCCGCCTACCTGCAATTCCTCGACCGAAACCCCTCTGCCTACCGCCGCTACTTCAGCTGGCGCCGGAGTCACGCCGTGCACATCACCTCCTTCTGGGATGAGCCTTGGTGCCGGGCCTGCCAGGCTGTGCAGACGGCTGGGGACCAGCCTAAGAGCATCCGTAATTTGGCTGGCTGGTTTGAGCGGTGA